A genomic segment from Corylus avellana chromosome ca5, CavTom2PMs-1.0 encodes:
- the LOC132182907 gene encoding threonine--tRNA ligase, chloroplastic/mitochondrial 2 isoform X1 — MFILHRMAMAASNSLLSTPPLRSSVSHFPKRLVSIPTCCQHANMKKKKKMHTTASSVIATESSESATLSQDDNVKTKKTTTQNEKTDKIVLPTNESSEKLLRVRHTCAHVMAMAVQKLYPDAKVTIGPWIENGFYYDFDMEPLTDKDLKRIKKEMERIIARNLPLVREEVTRDEAQRRIEAINEPYKMEILENIKEDPITIYHIGNEWWDLCAGPHVESTGNINKKAVELESVAGAYWRGDEKKPMLQRIYGTAWEEEDQLKAYIHFKEEAKRRDHRRLGQDLDLFSIQEEAGGGLVFWHPKGAIVRHIIEDSWKKIHIERGYDLLYTPHVARADLWKISGHLDFYKENMYDQMNIEDELYQLRPMNCPYHILVYKRKLNSYRDFPIRVAELGTVYRYELSGSLHGLFRVRGFTQDDAHIFCLEDQIKDEIRGVLDLTEEILLQFGFSNYVVNLSTRPEKAVGGDDIWVKATSALRDALDDKGWSYEIDEGGGAFYGPKIDLKIEDALGRKWQCSTIQVDFNLPQRFDITYVDSNSEKKRPIMIHRAVLGSLERFFGVLIEHYAGDFPLWLSPIQARVLPVTDTQLQYCNEVTKQLKANGIRAEVCHGERLPKLIRNGEKQRIPLMAVVGPKEVEMQTVTVRSRFGGELGTMTIDDFTSRIKSATENRTFF, encoded by the exons ATGTTCATTCTTCACAGAATGGCCATGGCCGCCTCCAACTCCTTACTATCCACACCACCCCTCAGGTCCTCCGTCTCCCACTTCCCAAAACGCCTCGTTTCCATTCCCACTTGTTGTCAACACGCGaacatgaagaagaagaagaagatgcacACAACGGCTTCTTCGGTCATAGCCACGGAATCGTCTGAGTCTGCCACTCTGTCTCAAGACGACAACGTAAAGACGAAGAAGACGACGACCCAGAATGAGAAAACGGACAAAATCGTCCTCCCAACCAACGAGTCATCCGAGAAGCTACTCAGAGTCCGCCACACG TGTGCGCATGTAATGGCCATGGCTGTTCAGAAGCTCTACCCGGATGCAAAAGTGACGATTGGGCCATGGATAGAGAATggtttttattatgattttgatATGGAGCCGTTGACTGATAAAGACTTGAAGAGAATCAAGAAGGAGATG GAACGGATCATTGCTAGAAATTTACCGCTTGTAAGAGAAGAAGTTACCAGAGATGAAGCTCAGAGAAGAATAGAGGCTATCAATGAACCTTACAAAATGGAGATCTTGGAAAATATTAAGGAGGATCCCATCACCATCTATCATATTG GTAATGAATGGTGGGATCTTTGTGCTGGGCCTCATGTTGAATCTACTGGGAATATTAACAAGAAGGCAGTTGAACTTGAATCTGTTGCTGGTGCTTATTGGAGAGGGGATGAAAAGAAACCTATGCTGCAGAGGATCTATGGCACTGCATGGGAGGAGGAAGACCAATTGAAAGCATACATTCACTTCAAAGAGGAGGCTAAACGCCGGGATCACAGACGCCTTGGCCAAGATCTTGATCTGTTCTCTATACAG GAAGAAGCTGGTGGTGGTTTAGTGTTCTGGCATCCAAAGGGTGCTATTGTGAGGCATATAATAGAAGATTCATGGAAAAAAATACACATTGAACGTGGTTATGATTTGTTGTATACTCCACATGTGGCCAGGGCAGATCTTTGGAAGATTAGTGGTCATTTGGACTTCTACAAAGAGAATATGTATGATCAGATGAATATTGAGGATGAACTTTATCAACTTCGACCAATGAATTGCCCTTATCATATTCTGGTTTACAAAAGGAAGCTTAACTCCTATCGGGACTTTCCTATTAGGGTTGCTGAGTTGGGAACTGTATATAGATATGAATTATCTGGAAGCTTACATGGCCTTTTCCGTGTAAGAGGCTTCACCCAG GATGATGCACACATCTTTTGTTTAGAGGATCAAATCAAAGATGAAATCAGGGGTGTCCTTGATCTTACAGAAGAAATATTACTGCAATTTGGTTTTAGCAATTATGTAGTCAATCTCTCGACAAGGCCAGAGAAAGCTGTTGGAGGTGATGATATATGGGTGAAAGCAACATCTGCCCTTAGAGATGCTTTGGATGATAAAGGGTGGAGCTATGAAATTGATGAAGGTGGTGGTGCCTTTTATGGTCCAAAGATTGATCTTAAGATTGAGGATGCTCTTGGAAGGAAGTGGCAGTGCTCAACCATACAG GTGGATTTTAATTTACCACAGCGATTTGACATCACATATGTTGATTCGAACTCAGAAAAGAAGCGGCCTATCATGATCCACAGAGCAGTTCTTGGATCCTTGGAGCGATTCTTTGGAGTTCTCATTGAACATTATGCAGGGGATTTTCCATTATGGCTTTCTCCTATCCAAGCTCGAGTTTTACCAGTTACAGACACTCAG CTTCAATACTGCAATGAGGTGACGAAGCAATTGAAAGCGAACGGTATTCGGGCTGAAGTTTGCCACGGTGAGCGGTTGCCGAAACTCATTAGGAATGGAGAGAAGCAAAGAATCCCATTGATGGCTGTTGTGGGTCCCAAGGAAGTTGAAATGCAAACTGTTACAGTTAGATCTAGGTTTGGTGGAGAGCTTGGGACAATGACAATCGATGATTTTACAAGCAGAATCAAGTCTGCCACTGAGAACAGaacttttttctaa
- the LOC132182718 gene encoding exopolygalacturonase-like, with protein MAMDHMNIATISLLLLLASTAHIAQSADFDVQSYGAKPGADIAQALTSAWKKACAAGGSSKVVIPEGTYKSGPVTFEGPCKGPIEVQLDGTLQAPADATPHKGGGWLVFLRVEDFTLSGTGTLDGQGTNSYKANHCGPNVNCDLYPTSLRLDFITNGVVTGITSKDAKSFHINLFGCKNMTVEHVTITAPATSHNTDGIHIGRSSGITVADTTIATGDDCVSLGDGSQDVTIQRVKCGPGHGISIGSLGKYKDEQPVSQIKVLDCTITGTTNGVRIKTWPASAGAGTASGIVFKGIIMDNVANPVIIDQGYCPYGQCKAQIPSTIKISDVTIQDINGTSATAKTIQFICSKGVPCEDVKVSNIDLTYKGSEGTAKTVCENVKPTVTGTQNPPLCPEGE; from the exons ATGGCTATGGATCATATGAACATCGCTACAATATCCTTGCTATTGCTGTTGGCATCCACTGCCCATATTGCCCAATCTGCTGACTTTGATGTTCAGAGTTATGGAGCAAAGCCTGGTGCGGATATTGCTCAG GCTTTGACAAGCGCTTGGAAAAAAGCATGCGCAGCAGGAGGTTCAAGTAAAGTTGTGATTCCAGAAGGCACATACAAGTCAGGCCCAGTGACTTTTGAAGGTCCATGCAAGGGTCCAATTGAGGTTCAGCTTGACGGAACCCTACAGGCCCCAGCAGACGCCACCCCGCACAAGGGTGGAGGTTGGCTAGTTTTTTTGCGTGTCGAGGATTTCACTCTATCAGGCACTGGAACACTAGATGGCCAAGGAACTAATTCTTATAAAGCAAATCATTGTGGCCCAAACGTCAACTGCGATTTATATCCCACG agtttAAGGCTCGACTTCATCACAAATGGAGTAGTCACAGGCATTACATCCAAGGATGCCAAAAGTTTCCACATTAACCTTTTCGGATGCAAAAACATGACGGTCGAACATGTTACCATCACTGCACCCGCAACAAGCCACAACACCGATGGAATCCACATTGGACGTTCATCTGGGATCACAGTTGCTGACACGACCATAGCAACTGGTGATGATTGTGTCTCCCTCGGTGATGGAAGCCAAGATGTTACTATCCAAAGAGTTAAATGTGGACCCGGCCATGGCATCAGCATAGGAAGTCTTGGCAAGTACAAGGATGAACAGCCTGTTTCTCAAATAAAAGTTCTAGATTGCACCATTACCGGCACGACGAATGGCGTAAGAATCAAAACATGGCCTGCCTCCGCCGGTGCCGGCACCGCAAGCGGCATAGTTTTCAAGGGCATTATAATGGATAATGTCGCCAATCCTGTCATCATCGATCAAGGGTACTGCCCATACGGTCAATGCAAAGCACAG ATTCCTTCTACAATTAAGATAAGCGATGTGACCATCCAAGACATTAATGGGACATCAGCAACTGCAAAGACAATCCAGTTTATCTGCAGTAAGGGCGTGCCATGCGAGGACGTGAAGGTTTCAAACATTGACCTTACGTACAAGGGAAGCGAGGGAACTGCTAAGACCGTTTGTGAAAATGTGAAGCCCACGGTCACCGGCACGCAGAACCCTCCTCTTTGTCCTGAAGGCGAGTAA
- the LOC132182820 gene encoding cytochrome b561 and DOMON domain-containing protein At5g47530-like, with protein sequence MHRSKFTKMGKGLTTLLLSCVLFSLCASSFAQTCKSYTFSSSNRVYSSCTDLPVLSAFLHWSYDQSTSKVDIAYRHTGASTSNWVAWAINPSGQGMVGAQALVAYQNSSSAIHAYTSPVSGYGTTLAEGSLSFAVSNLSATFENSEMTIFATLTLDSSMTTVNQVWQEGPLSGGSPSSHDTTSSSANMQSAGTLNFLNDQATTTSAGGVVTARRRRQNVHGVLNAVSWGTLMPMGAMIARYLKVFKSADPAWFYLHIACQTSAYVIGVAGWATGLKLGSEASSVNQYDTHRNIGITLFCLGSLQVFALLLRPKKDHKYRLYWNIYHHSVGYSVIILSIINIYEGLEILDPEKKWKKIYTGILIFLGIVAALLEAFTWFIVIKRKQTSSVKYPDGNGVNGTNSYAARTENGV encoded by the exons ATGCATAGGTCAAAGTTCACCAAAATGGGAAAAGGATTGACAACTTTGTTGCTTTCTTGTGTTCTGTTCTCTCTATGTGCCTCATCGTTTGCTCAAACCTGTAAGAGTTATACTTTCTCTAGCAGCAACAGGGTATACAGCTCATGCACAGACCTTCCTGTTTTGAGTGCTTTCCTACACTGGAGCTATGACCAATCAACCAGTAAAGTTGACATTGCGTATAGACACACAGGAGCCTCAACTTCGAATTGGGTTGCTTGGGCGATCAACCCTTCAGGACAAGGAATGGTAGGAGCACAAGCCCTTGTGGCCTATCAAAACTCCAGTTCGGCCATCCACGCATACACATCCCCAGTGAGCGGATATGGAACTACGCTGGCAGAGGGTTCTTTGAGCTTTGCGGTTTCAAATCTCTCTGCAACATTTGAGAATAGCGAGATGACGATATTTGCTACACTGACGCTTGATAGCAGCATGACAACGGTGAACCAAGTCTGGCAAGAAGGTCCTCTGAGTGGAGGTAGTCCCAGCAGCCATGATACCACTTCGAGCTCAGCCAATATGCAATCAGCAGGCACTCTGAATTTTCTGAATGATCAGGCGACAACAACGTCTGCAGGAGGTGTAGTCACTGCAAGGCGTCGAAGACAGAAT GTTCATGGAGTGCTAAACGCGGTTAGCTGGGGGACTCTGATGCCCATGGGAGCCATGATTGCAAGGTACCTAAAGGTGTTCAAGTCAGCAGATCCTGCATGGTTTTACCTGCATATTGCTTGCCAAACTTCTGCCTATGTTATTGGGGTTGCTGGATGGGCAACGGGTCTAAAACTAGGCAGCGAAGCCTCTAGTGTTAATCAGTATGATACTCACAGGAACATCGGCATAACCCTCTTCTGCCTTGGATCACTTCAG GTGTTTGCCCTGCTTTTGAGGCCAAAGAAGGATCACAAATACAGGTTATATTGGAACATCTACCACCATTCTGTGGGATATTCTGTCATTATCCTAAGCATCATCAACATATATGAGGGATTGGAAATCTTGGACCCTGAGAAGAAGTGGAAGAAGATATACACCGGAATTCTGATTTTCTTAGGCATCGTTGCCGCTTTATTGGAAGCTTTTACTTGGTTCATTGTTATCAAAAGGAAACAGACGAGCTCTGTGAAGTACCCCGATGGGAATGGAGTGAATGGCACTAATAGCTATGCTGCCAGAACTGAGAATGGGGTATAG
- the LOC132183033 gene encoding exopolygalacturonase-like, whose amino-acid sequence MNMNIATICLLLLLASTANVAQSGVFDVQKYGAKPGQDISQALTKAWKEACAAGGTSKIVIPKTTYNLGSSTSLQGPCKGPMQIQLDGIVRAPANPHQLKTDGWLVIGRVDSFTLSGTGTLDGLGATSWKQNDCGKNSNCKLLATTLRLDFVTNGVIQGITFKDPKSFHINVLGCNKLKIQHVTITAPITSLNTDGIHIGRSNGITISDTTIGTGDDCISLGDGSKDVTIQRVKCGPGHGISIGSLGKYFNEQPVARIKVLDCTFTDTMNGVRIKTWPSSPSAGTADDITFKGLTMNKVGNPVIVDQAYCPYSQCKSQIPSRIKISNLMIDDVQGTSATREALKIICSKDEPCQNVKVSNINLSYLGAEGKAMSVCENVKPAVSGTQNPPICPRH is encoded by the exons ATGAATATGAACATCGCTACAATATGCTTGCTATTGTTGTTGGCATCCACTGCCAATGTTGCCCAATCCGGTGTCTTTGATGTGCAGAAGTATGGAGCAAAGCCTGGCCAGGACATCAGTCAg GCTTTGACAAAAGCTTGGAAAGAAGCATGCGCTGCAGGAGGTACAAGTAAAATTGTGATTCCTAAAACCACATACAACTTAGGCAGCTCAACGAGTTTACAAGGGCCTTGCAAGGGTCCTATGCAGATTCAGCTTGACGGCATAGTAAGGGCCCCAGCAAACCCCCACCAGCTCAAGACTGATGGTTGGCTCGTTATTGGTCGTGTCGACAGCTTCACTCTATCGGGCACTGGAACACTAGATGGCCTAGGAGCAACTTCTTGGAAACAAAATGATTGTGGCAAAAACAGCAACTGCAAATTACTTGCAACG ACTTTAAGGCTCGACTTCGTCACAAATGGAGTGATTCAAGGCATTACATTCAAGGACCCCAAAAGTTTCCACATTAACGTTTTGGGATGCAACAAGTTGAAGATCCAACATGTTACCATCACTGCACCCATAACAAGCCTCAACACCGACGGAATCCACATTGGACGTTCAAATGGGATCACCATTTCGGACACAACGATTGGAACCGGTGATGATTGTATCTCCCTTGGTGATGGAAGCAAAGATGTTACTATCCAAAGAGTTAAATGTGGACCAGGCCATGGAATTAGCATAGGAAGCCTTGGGAAGTACTTCAATGAACAACCTGTAGCTCGCATCAAAGTTCTAGATTGCACCTTTACCGACACAATGAATGGTGTAAGGATCAAAACATGGCCTTCCTCCCCTTCTGCCGGAACTGCAGACGATATAACTTTCAAGGGTCTTACCATGAATAAGGTCGGCAATCCTGTCATTGTAGATCAAGCGTACTGCCCATACAGTCAATGCAAATCACAG ATTCCCTCTAGAATTAAGATCAGCAATTTGATGATTGACGACGTTCAAGGGACTTCTGCAACTCGGGAGGCTCTCAAGATTATCTGCAGTAAGGATGAACCATGCCAGAACGTGAAGGTTTCAAACATTAACCTTTCATACCTTGGAGCTGAGGGGAAAGCTATGAGCGTATGTGAAAATGTCAAGCCCGCGGTCTCTGGCACGCAGAACCCTCCTATTTGTCCTCGCCATTAA
- the LOC132182907 gene encoding threonine--tRNA ligase, chloroplastic/mitochondrial 2 isoform X2 — MAMAVQKLYPDAKVTIGPWIENGFYYDFDMEPLTDKDLKRIKKEMERIIARNLPLVREEVTRDEAQRRIEAINEPYKMEILENIKEDPITIYHIGNEWWDLCAGPHVESTGNINKKAVELESVAGAYWRGDEKKPMLQRIYGTAWEEEDQLKAYIHFKEEAKRRDHRRLGQDLDLFSIQEEAGGGLVFWHPKGAIVRHIIEDSWKKIHIERGYDLLYTPHVARADLWKISGHLDFYKENMYDQMNIEDELYQLRPMNCPYHILVYKRKLNSYRDFPIRVAELGTVYRYELSGSLHGLFRVRGFTQDDAHIFCLEDQIKDEIRGVLDLTEEILLQFGFSNYVVNLSTRPEKAVGGDDIWVKATSALRDALDDKGWSYEIDEGGGAFYGPKIDLKIEDALGRKWQCSTIQVDFNLPQRFDITYVDSNSEKKRPIMIHRAVLGSLERFFGVLIEHYAGDFPLWLSPIQARVLPVTDTQLQYCNEVTKQLKANGIRAEVCHGERLPKLIRNGEKQRIPLMAVVGPKEVEMQTVTVRSRFGGELGTMTIDDFTSRIKSATENRTFF, encoded by the exons ATGGCCATGGCTGTTCAGAAGCTCTACCCGGATGCAAAAGTGACGATTGGGCCATGGATAGAGAATggtttttattatgattttgatATGGAGCCGTTGACTGATAAAGACTTGAAGAGAATCAAGAAGGAGATG GAACGGATCATTGCTAGAAATTTACCGCTTGTAAGAGAAGAAGTTACCAGAGATGAAGCTCAGAGAAGAATAGAGGCTATCAATGAACCTTACAAAATGGAGATCTTGGAAAATATTAAGGAGGATCCCATCACCATCTATCATATTG GTAATGAATGGTGGGATCTTTGTGCTGGGCCTCATGTTGAATCTACTGGGAATATTAACAAGAAGGCAGTTGAACTTGAATCTGTTGCTGGTGCTTATTGGAGAGGGGATGAAAAGAAACCTATGCTGCAGAGGATCTATGGCACTGCATGGGAGGAGGAAGACCAATTGAAAGCATACATTCACTTCAAAGAGGAGGCTAAACGCCGGGATCACAGACGCCTTGGCCAAGATCTTGATCTGTTCTCTATACAG GAAGAAGCTGGTGGTGGTTTAGTGTTCTGGCATCCAAAGGGTGCTATTGTGAGGCATATAATAGAAGATTCATGGAAAAAAATACACATTGAACGTGGTTATGATTTGTTGTATACTCCACATGTGGCCAGGGCAGATCTTTGGAAGATTAGTGGTCATTTGGACTTCTACAAAGAGAATATGTATGATCAGATGAATATTGAGGATGAACTTTATCAACTTCGACCAATGAATTGCCCTTATCATATTCTGGTTTACAAAAGGAAGCTTAACTCCTATCGGGACTTTCCTATTAGGGTTGCTGAGTTGGGAACTGTATATAGATATGAATTATCTGGAAGCTTACATGGCCTTTTCCGTGTAAGAGGCTTCACCCAG GATGATGCACACATCTTTTGTTTAGAGGATCAAATCAAAGATGAAATCAGGGGTGTCCTTGATCTTACAGAAGAAATATTACTGCAATTTGGTTTTAGCAATTATGTAGTCAATCTCTCGACAAGGCCAGAGAAAGCTGTTGGAGGTGATGATATATGGGTGAAAGCAACATCTGCCCTTAGAGATGCTTTGGATGATAAAGGGTGGAGCTATGAAATTGATGAAGGTGGTGGTGCCTTTTATGGTCCAAAGATTGATCTTAAGATTGAGGATGCTCTTGGAAGGAAGTGGCAGTGCTCAACCATACAG GTGGATTTTAATTTACCACAGCGATTTGACATCACATATGTTGATTCGAACTCAGAAAAGAAGCGGCCTATCATGATCCACAGAGCAGTTCTTGGATCCTTGGAGCGATTCTTTGGAGTTCTCATTGAACATTATGCAGGGGATTTTCCATTATGGCTTTCTCCTATCCAAGCTCGAGTTTTACCAGTTACAGACACTCAG CTTCAATACTGCAATGAGGTGACGAAGCAATTGAAAGCGAACGGTATTCGGGCTGAAGTTTGCCACGGTGAGCGGTTGCCGAAACTCATTAGGAATGGAGAGAAGCAAAGAATCCCATTGATGGCTGTTGTGGGTCCCAAGGAAGTTGAAATGCAAACTGTTACAGTTAGATCTAGGTTTGGTGGAGAGCTTGGGACAATGACAATCGATGATTTTACAAGCAGAATCAAGTCTGCCACTGAGAACAGaacttttttctaa
- the LOC132180677 gene encoding exopolygalacturonase-like, with product LGATSWKQNDCGKNSNCKLLATTLRLDFVTNGVIQGITFKDPKSFHINVLGCNKLKIQHVTITAPITSLNTDGIHIGRSNGITISDTTIGTGDDCISLGDGSKDVTIQRVKCGPGHGISIGSLGKYFNEQPVARIKVLDCTFTDTMNGVRIKTWPSSPSAGTADDITFKGLTMNKVGNPVIVDQAYCPYSQCKSQIPSRIKISNLMIDDVQGTSATREALKIICSKDEPCQNVKVSNINLSYLGAEGKAMSVCENVKPAVSGTQNPPICPRH from the exons CTAGGAGCAACTTCTTGGAAACAAAATGATTGTGGCAAAAACAGCAACTGCAAATTACTTGCAACG ACTTTAAGGCTCGACTTCGTCACAAATGGAGTGATTCAAGGCATTACATTCAAGGACCCCAAAAGTTTCCACATTAACGTTTTGGGATGCAACAAGTTGAAGATCCAACATGTTACCATCACTGCACCCATAACAAGCCTCAACACCGACGGAATCCACATTGGACGTTCAAATGGGATCACCATTTCGGACACAACGATTGGAACCGGTGATGATTGTATCTCCCTTGGTGATGGAAGCAAAGATGTTACTATCCAAAGAGTTAAATGTGGACCAGGCCATGGAATTAGCATAGGAAGCCTTGGGAAGTACTTCAATGAACAACCTGTAGCTCGCATCAAAGTTCTAGATTGCACCTTTACCGACACAATGAATGGTGTAAGGATCAAAACATGGCCTTCCTCCCCTTCTGCCGGAACTGCAGACGATATAACTTTCAAGGGTCTTACCATGAATAAGGTCGGCAATCCTGTCATTGTAGATCAAGCGTACTGCCCATACAGTCAATGCAAATCACAG ATTCCCTCTAGAATTAAGATCAGCAATTTGATGATTGACGACGTTCAAGGGACTTCTGCAACTCGGGAGGCTCTCAAGATTATCTGCAGTAAGGATGAACCATGCCAGAACGTGAAGGTTTCAAACATTAACCTTTCATACCTTGGAGCTGAGGGGAAAGCTATGAGCGTATGTGAAAATGTCAAGCCCGCGGTCTCTGGCACGCAGAACCCTCCTATTTGTCCTCGCCATTAA